The sequence below is a genomic window from Thiohalobacter sp..
TGACGCCCGGCGAGCGCCTGCAGCCAGGGCAGCAGCTCACGCCGGTCGCGCAGGCGGTCGATCTTGTTGACGGCAGCGATCACCGGCTGGCCGGCCGCCTTCAGCCGTTCCAGCACCAGTTCGTCCTCGTCGGTCCAGCGGCCTGCTTCCATCACCATGACGATGACATCCACGTCCAGCAAGGCATCCAGTGCGGCGCGGTTGATGGCACGGTTGAGCGCCTTGCGGCCCGGCCTGTGAATGCCGGGCGTATCGACGTAGACGATCTGTGCCTGTGGCAGCGTCCTGATGCCGAGGATGCGGTGGCGCGTGGTCTGCGGCTTGCGCGAGGTGATGCTGATCTTCTGGCCGATGAGGCGGTTGAGCAGGGTCGACTTGCCCACGTTGGGGCGTCCGACCAGGGCCACGAAGCCGCAGTGAAAGGGTTTGCCGGTCATGGGTTTCTCAAGCGCGGGTTGCAGCGGGATCGGCCTCGAGGCGCGCGAGCATCGCAGCGGCAGCCTGCTGCTCGGCCTTACGGCGGCTGCGGCCGCTGGCCCGGACCCGCTGCCCCAACGCCGGTATGTGACATTCCACGTCGAAGGTCTGGGCGTGGGGTTCGCCATGCACCGCGATCACGTTGTACTCCGGCAGTTCAAGCTGGCGGGCCTGCAGAAACTCCTGCAGGCGGGTCTTGGGATCCTTCAGTTCGGCTGCGGTGGGCAGGGTCTCGAAGCGCTCGGCGTAGAGTCGCAATACCAGCGTGCGGGCGGCCTCGAAACCGCCATCCAGATATACCGCGCCAAGAATCGCTTCCAGCACATCGGCGAGAATGGAGTCGCGGCGATAGCCGCCGCTCTTGAGCTCGCCGGAACCCAGCCGTACATGTTCGCCCAGCTCCAGCTCGCGAGCCAGCTCGGCCAGCGTGGTCTTGCGCACCAGCGAGGCACGCAGGCGGCTGAGCTCCCCCTCGCGGTAGTCGGGAAAGCGCTCGAACAACTCTGCCGCGACCACCAGCCCCAGCGCAGCGTCACCGAGAAATTCGAGGCGTTCGTAGTTGTAGCGGCCGGCACTGCGGTGGGTCAACGCCTTGTCGAGCAGGTCGGGATCCCCGAAACGATAGCCGAGCTTCGCCTGCAGGGATTCCAGGTCCTTCATCAGCGATGGACGATTTCTACCGACTTGTCGAACTTCGTCACTGCATCGACGTTGCCCAGAACAGGCACCCGGACCTCGTACTTGACGGAAACGATGGTACGGCCTCTGTCGCGAGTGATCTTGACCTCCTTCGCCTTCACATGCTCGACATCGTTGATGTCGAAGCGACGACTGATGAGGGTGCGGATCTCTCCCGGCGACTTTTGCGTGATGCCGGGTTCGTTCTTGAGCGACTCCAGGGTGCTCTCGACCTTGAAGTACTCGAGATAGTTCGGCACCAGGCGCAGCACCAGGATGGCAAAGAAGGCGATCAGGCCGAGGACGACCAGCCAGCTGATGAGAGTCATGCCCCGCTGTTGCTCGCGCATGCGAATTACCCCGCTCCGATTCTCAGTGTATGGTCTCGCCGATGCGGCGCCAGGTGATCCGCTTCGCCGTGGCATCCCAGTTCATCCAGATCATGAACGCCTTGCCGACGAGGTTCTGTTCCGGGACCGGTCCGAAGTAGCGGCTGTCCCGACTGTTGTCCCGATTGTCGCCCATCATGAAGTAGTGTCCTGGCGGCACCACCGTTTCGCCCTCGACACCCGGCACCCCGGGCCGCACCAGGATCTCGTGACGCACGCCCATCAGATCCTCGATGCGATGGCTGGCGCCGGTGCTGGCAATCCCTGCGCCGGATCCCACATAGGTGCCTATGACTTCCTGCGGCATGGGCTTGCCGTTGATATAAAGGATTTTGTCGCGATAGGCAACACGATCGCCAGGCACCCCCACCACGCGCTTGATGTAGTCGACGGAGGGATCCTCGGGATAGCGGAACACCACCACGTCGCCGCGCTGCGGTTCGCCGACCTCGATGATCTTGGTGTTGAGCACCGGCAGCCGGATGCCATAGGCGAACTTGTTGACCAGGATGAAGTCACCCACCAGCAGGGTCGGCATCATGGATCCGCTGGGAATGCGGAAGGGTTCAGCCAGAAAGGAACGCAGCAGCAAAACGATGAGAATGACCGGAAAGAAAGCGCGCGCATACTCGACCAGCACCGGCTCTTTGAGCACCCGCTCGCGCTCAGGCTCGGGCAGCGCGGCAGCGCGCTGGCGCCGGCGTGGCGCCAGCAGCAGTGCGTCCAGCCCCCAAAGGGCGCCGGTTATGAAAGTGGCCAGTACCAGGATCAGCGGAAAATCGAAGTTCATGCCTGTGGTTCCTTGAGGGGGTTGCCTTCCATGCGATTCACCTGTTCTTGCCCACGTGCAGCACGGCCAGGAAGGCGGACTGCGGGATCTCCACCTTGCCGAACTGCTTCATGCGCTTCTTGCCGGCCTTCTGCTTTTCCAGCAGCTTGCGCTTGCGGGTGATGTCGCCACCGTAGCACTTGGCGGTGACGTTCTTGCGCAGGGCCTTGACCGTGGTGCGGGCGATGACGTGGGTGCCGATCGCCGCCTGGATGGCCACATCGAACATCTGCCGCGGAATCAGTTCCTTCATGGTCTCGGCCACTTCGCGGCCACGGCTCTGCGCCTGGTCGGCATGCACGATCATGGACAGGGCGTCGACCCGCTCGCCGTTGATGAGAATGTCCAGCTTGACCAGATTCGCCGGCTGGAAGCGCAGGAAGCTGTAGTCGAAGGAGGCATAGCCGCGGCTGGCCGACTTCAGCCGGTCGAAGAAGTCCAGTACCACCTCTGACAGCGGCAGCTCAAAGGTCAGCGACACCTGCTTGCCCATGTACTGCAGATTCTTCTGCACGCCGCGTTTCTCGATGCACAGGCCGATGACCGCCCCCAGGTAGTCCTGCGGGACCAGGATGTTGGCAAGGATGATGGGCTCGCGGATTTCGCTGATCTGGTTGACCGGGGGCAGCTCGGCCGGATTGTCGATCTCGATCACCTCGCCGCGGGTAGTCTCCACCTGGTAGACCACGGTCGGCGCGGTGGTGATGAGATCGAGATTGTATTCGCGCTCCAGCCGCTCCTGCACGATCTCCATGTGCAGCATGCCGAGAAAGCCGCAGCGGAAACCGAAGCCCAGCGCCTGGGAGTTCTCCGGTTCGAAGTGCAGCGAGGCGTCGTTCAGGCGTAGCTTCTGCAAGGCGTCGCGCAACGCCTCGTAGTCGTCGGACGCCACCGGGTACAGGCCGGCGAACACCCGTGGCTGCACCTTCTGAAAGCCGGGGAGGGGCTCGCTGGCGGGCCGGTCGGCCAGGGTCAGGGTATCGCCCACCGGGGCGCCGTCGATCTCCTTGATGCCGGCAATCACGAAACCCACATCGCCCGCAGTGAGCACGTCACGCTCGGCGCGCTTGGGGGTGAACACGCCGACACTGTCGACCACGTGGCTGCGCCCGGTGGACATGACCAGCATCTTCTGCCGCTTGCGCAGCGAGCCCTGCTTGATGCGCACCAGCGAGATCACGCCCACATAGGCATCGAACCAGGAATCGATGATCAGCGCCTGCAGCGGCGCCTCCGGATCGCCTTCCGGTGGCGGGATGCGCTCGATCAGCGCCTCCAGGATGTCTTCCACGCCCTCCCCGGTCTTGGCGCTGGCGCGCACGGCATCGTGCGCCTCGATGCCGATGATCTCCTCGATCTCCTCGATCACCCGGTCGGGGTCCGCCGAGGGCAGGTCGATCTTGTTCAGCACCGGCACCACCTCCAGGCCCATCTCGATGGCGGTATAGCAGTTGGCCACGCTCTGGGCCTCGACGCCCTGCGCGGCATCGACCACCAGCAGCGCGCCCTCGCAAGCGGCCAGCGACCGCGATACCTCGTAGGAAAAATCGACGTGACCGGGCGTATCGATGAAGTTGAGGCGGTAGGTCTCGCCGTTTCGCGCCCTGTAGTCCAGGGTGACGCTCTGCGCCTTGATGGTGATGCCGCGCTCGCGCTCCAAGTCCATGGAGTCCAGCACCTGCTCGGCCATTTCGCGCTCGCTCAGCCCCCCGCAGATCTGGATGAAACGATCGGCGAGGGTGGATTTGCCATGATCGATGTGGGCGATGATGGAGAAGTTGCGGATGTGGCTGAGATCGGTCACGAATGCCTGCCTGCGACGACACGCCGCGCGGTCGCCGGAAATGGAATCCTGTCTGATACGGTGTGCGGGGTAAGCCCTTGTATGGGCGAAGGATTATACACACTCAGACGGGGGACAGATAGCGCCTGAAGGCGACCTCGTCAAAAAACGGGCTGCAGACTTCTTCAGCGCCGGCCACCAGCACCGGTACGCGCGTGCCGTAGCGCTCGACCAGCGCGGGATCGGTGTCGATATCAATCACTTGCAGCTCGAACGAGGCCTGTTCGCGCCAGCGCAGCAACTCCGCCTCCATGTCCTGGCAGAGATGGCAGGCGGGGCGTCCGTAGAGCACGAAGACCGGCATGGTGAAGGGGAGGCCCGGGAAAGGATTCTCCCGGGCCCCTTGCCTCAGTCCTTCGGAATGCGCACCGCCAGGAACAGCGGCCCCGCGCGGCGCTGGACCAGCACCGGTACCGTGCTGCCCGGCTTCGCCGCCTCGACCAGCTCGCGGAAATGCTCGACGTCCTTCACCTTCTTGTTGGCGAACATCACGATCACGTCGCCCTTGCGGATGCCGGCCTTGGCACCGGCGCCCTGCTCCAGCTCGGTGACCAGCACGCCACCCTTCTCCAGGTCGAGATCCTCGCGCAGTTGCGCGGGCACCTCGGTCACAGCCAGGCCGATGCGGTTGGTACGCTCGACAGGTGCCTTGCCCGGTTCGGCCTCGGCGACCTGCTCGTCCTCCAGCTCGCCCAGGGTCACGAACAGTTGCTTCGGCTTGCCGTTGCGCAGCACCTTGACCGCGACCCGCTCGCCCACCGGCGCGCTGCCCACCATGGGCGGCAGCTTGGCCGAGGTCGTCACCTCGCGGCCGTTGAACTCGACGATGATGTCACCGACCCGGATGCCCGCCTTGTCCGCCGGACTGTCCGGCACAACCTTGGACACCAGCGCGCCGATGGGCTTGTCCATGCCAAAGGATTCGGCCAGGTCGCGGGTCACGTCCTGGATGAGCACACCCAGCCAGCCGCGGCTGACCTTGCCCTTGGTCTTGAGCTGCTCGGCGACATCCATGGCCACGTCGATGGGAATGGCGAAGGACAGGCCCATGTAGCCGCCGGTGCGCGAGAAGATCTGCGAATTCACGCCAACCACTTCGCCGTCCATGTTGAACAGCGGCCCCCCCGAATTGCCGGGGTTGATGGCGACATCGGTCTGGATGAAGGGCACATAATTCTCCCGCGGCAAGGCCCTGCCCTTGGCGCTGACGATACCGGCGGTTGCCGAGCGTTCGAAACCGAACGGCGAACCGATGGCCAGCACCCACTCGCCCACTTTCAGCTTCTCGGCACTGCCCAGTTTGGCAACCGGCAATCCGGCGGCCTCGACCTTGAGCAAGGCGATGTCGCTGCGGGCGTCGGTGCCCACCACCTTGGCGCTGTACTCGCTACGGTCATACAGCCGCACCACGATCTCGGTCGCGTGCTTGACCACATGGTTGTTGGTCAGGATGTAGCCATCGGAGGAGATGATGAAACCGGACCCCAGCGACTTGGTTTCCTCTTCCCGCTCCTCGCCCTGGCCGTCGCCGAAGAAATGCTTGAACAGGTCGTTGAACGGACTGTCCTCGGGCAGATCGGGCACTTCGATGCCCGGCGGCAGGCCGCCGAAGCGACGCTTGACCAGCTGGGTGGTGCTGATATTGACCAC
It includes:
- the rnc gene encoding ribonuclease III — encoded protein: MMKDLESLQAKLGYRFGDPDLLDKALTHRSAGRYNYERLEFLGDAALGLVVAAELFERFPDYREGELSRLRASLVRKTTLAELARELELGEHVRLGSGELKSGGYRRDSILADVLEAILGAVYLDGGFEAARTLVLRLYAERFETLPTAAELKDPKTRLQEFLQARQLELPEYNVIAVHGEPHAQTFDVECHIPALGQRVRASGRSRRKAEQQAAAAMLARLEADPAATRA
- a CDS encoding DUF4845 domain-containing protein; amino-acid sequence: MTLISWLVVLGLIAFFAILVLRLVPNYLEYFKVESTLESLKNEPGITQKSPGEIRTLISRRFDINDVEHVKAKEVKITRDRGRTIVSVKYEVRVPVLGNVDAVTKFDKSVEIVHR
- the lepB gene encoding signal peptidase I, translating into MNFDFPLILVLATFITGALWGLDALLLAPRRRQRAAALPEPERERVLKEPVLVEYARAFFPVILIVLLLRSFLAEPFRIPSGSMMPTLLVGDFILVNKFAYGIRLPVLNTKIIEVGEPQRGDVVVFRYPEDPSVDYIKRVVGVPGDRVAYRDKILYINGKPMPQEVIGTYVGSGAGIASTGASHRIEDLMGVRHEILVRPGVPGVEGETVVPPGHYFMMGDNRDNSRDSRYFGPVPEQNLVGKAFMIWMNWDATAKRITWRRIGETIH
- the lepA gene encoding translation elongation factor 4, which encodes MTDLSHIRNFSIIAHIDHGKSTLADRFIQICGGLSEREMAEQVLDSMDLERERGITIKAQSVTLDYRARNGETYRLNFIDTPGHVDFSYEVSRSLAACEGALLVVDAAQGVEAQSVANCYTAIEMGLEVVPVLNKIDLPSADPDRVIEEIEEIIGIEAHDAVRASAKTGEGVEDILEALIERIPPPEGDPEAPLQALIIDSWFDAYVGVISLVRIKQGSLRKRQKMLVMSTGRSHVVDSVGVFTPKRAERDVLTAGDVGFVIAGIKEIDGAPVGDTLTLADRPASEPLPGFQKVQPRVFAGLYPVASDDYEALRDALQKLRLNDASLHFEPENSQALGFGFRCGFLGMLHMEIVQERLEREYNLDLITTAPTVVYQVETTRGEVIEIDNPAELPPVNQISEIREPIILANILVPQDYLGAVIGLCIEKRGVQKNLQYMGKQVSLTFELPLSEVVLDFFDRLKSASRGYASFDYSFLRFQPANLVKLDILINGERVDALSMIVHADQAQSRGREVAETMKELIPRQMFDVAIQAAIGTHVIARTTVKALRKNVTAKCYGGDITRKRKLLEKQKAGKKRMKQFGKVEIPQSAFLAVLHVGKNR
- a CDS encoding glutaredoxin family protein, producing the protein MPVFVLYGRPACHLCQDMEAELLRWREQASFELQVIDIDTDPALVERYGTRVPVLVAGAEEVCSPFFDEVAFRRYLSPV
- a CDS encoding DegQ family serine endoprotease; this encodes MKDYALYKRATAWLVGVLLVSLAAQAQARSLPDFSELVEESSPVVVNISTTQLVKRRFGGLPPGIEVPDLPEDSPFNDLFKHFFGDGQGEEREEETKSLGSGFIISSDGYILTNNHVVKHATEIVVRLYDRSEYSAKVVGTDARSDIALLKVEAAGLPVAKLGSAEKLKVGEWVLAIGSPFGFERSATAGIVSAKGRALPRENYVPFIQTDVAINPGNSGGPLFNMDGEVVGVNSQIFSRTGGYMGLSFAIPIDVAMDVAEQLKTKGKVSRGWLGVLIQDVTRDLAESFGMDKPIGALVSKVVPDSPADKAGIRVGDIIVEFNGREVTTSAKLPPMVGSAPVGERVAVKVLRNGKPKQLFVTLGELEDEQVAEAEPGKAPVERTNRIGLAVTEVPAQLREDLDLEKGGVLVTELEQGAGAKAGIRKGDVIVMFANKKVKDVEHFRELVEAAKPGSTVPVLVQRRAGPLFLAVRIPKD